Proteins found in one Novipirellula artificiosorum genomic segment:
- a CDS encoding AAA family ATPase: MTQFLAVVQSDSLEVELEAAASALDGDASVDFCSDLSSAIHHMRHDAPNLLLVELSGSRESLHAWQHAIEVHEITCPIIGILDDDADPSDGVLVEAVRIGFRDFLRRPASAGELAGVIRRVVKSRPESGRRGKLLAVASTKGGVGKSTIAINTAVHWAATTNQRVLLVDASLQLGVAASLLDLTPDMTIADVAAMRDRLDATMLREVTTRHESGLHVLAAPPTPADASEVDDTCMSIILGVAKAAFDVVIVDSFPLLDATTLAIFDRADHVAVVTENVVPTLTGTAAMLKTLDQLDVRRDRRSLILNRFQRCAGSLSAAEVAEQLGEPVAAIIKYDRRVLEAANLGRPVILTRGWWGVGGAMRKLADELRKRTGTDASAVRPTVVQPNSPGTRSPGTRSPGTKEEPASSAAG; the protein is encoded by the coding sequence ATGACGCAGTTTCTTGCCGTCGTTCAATCGGACTCGCTCGAGGTCGAACTGGAAGCGGCCGCTTCCGCCCTCGATGGTGATGCTTCTGTCGATTTTTGTTCCGATCTGTCATCCGCGATACACCATATGCGGCACGATGCACCGAATTTGTTGCTCGTCGAGTTGTCGGGATCACGCGAGTCGCTTCACGCCTGGCAACACGCGATCGAAGTGCACGAAATCACTTGCCCCATCATCGGTATCTTGGATGACGATGCGGACCCCAGTGATGGGGTGTTGGTCGAAGCCGTTCGGATCGGGTTTCGAGATTTTCTGCGGCGTCCGGCAAGTGCGGGAGAGCTGGCCGGTGTGATTCGACGCGTTGTTAAGTCTCGGCCGGAATCGGGGCGTCGCGGAAAGCTGTTGGCGGTCGCCAGTACCAAGGGAGGTGTCGGAAAATCAACGATCGCCATCAACACCGCCGTTCATTGGGCCGCGACGACGAACCAGCGAGTCTTGCTGGTTGACGCTTCGCTGCAATTGGGGGTCGCGGCTTCGTTGTTGGACCTGACGCCAGACATGACGATCGCCGATGTGGCCGCGATGCGGGATCGACTGGATGCCACGATGCTGCGGGAAGTCACGACGCGGCATGAATCGGGGTTGCACGTTCTGGCGGCTCCGCCGACGCCAGCCGATGCATCGGAAGTGGACGACACTTGCATGTCGATCATTCTAGGCGTCGCAAAAGCAGCGTTCGATGTGGTGATCGTCGATTCGTTTCCCCTGCTGGATGCGACGACGTTGGCCATTTTCGACCGAGCGGATCATGTCGCTGTGGTGACGGAGAACGTTGTCCCAACGCTGACAGGAACCGCGGCGATGCTGAAGACATTGGACCAGTTGGATGTCCGCCGAGATCGCCGCTCGTTGATCCTGAATCGGTTTCAACGTTGTGCGGGCAGTTTGTCCGCTGCCGAAGTCGCTGAGCAACTCGGGGAGCCGGTCGCTGCGATCATCAAATACGATCGTCGTGTTCTGGAAGCCGCGAACCTGGGCCGCCCCGTGATCTTGACGCGTGGATGGTGGGGCGTTGGTGGAGCGATGCGAAAGTTGGCGGATGAATTGCGCAAGCGTACGGGCACTGACGCTTCGGCGGTCAGGCCGACGGTTGTCCAGCCCAATTCACCTGGAACCCGTTCACCCGGCACCCGTTCACCGGGAACCAAGGAGGAACCTGCGTCATCGGCCGCGGGTTGA